A single window of Candidatus Binatia bacterium DNA harbors:
- the hisD gene encoding histidinol dehydrogenase, with protein MKKNAKTGVIVPLMDGTKAAAAQLAKLVRRGHGPAGIEDVVRDVLESVRRDGDAAVARFTKKFDGVSLVPRDFEIPKSEIEAARRRVPKQLIQALESAHARIRAFHLREKQTGFEKKERGIRTGMRVTPLARAGVYVPGGKAAYPSSVLMNIVPAAVAGVSEITVVTPPSKAGVRDAVLAAAAIAGATRVLRIGGAQAVAALAYGTKTVARVDKIVGPGNIYVATAKRLVFGEVDIDMIAGPSEVLIIADASADPEWIAADMLAQAEHDELAAAICITTDADHGRAVAEAVARQCAELPRAAIAATSIANYGTILVAPSLERACELSEEIAPEHLEIATKTPRRLVPLLRNAGAIFVGALSTEPLGDYAAGPNHVLPTGGAARFSSPLGVYDFVKRTSIIEVDRSGLSRLAPAVVELAMAEGLDAHAAAVLRRMNNTKTRPRARSTGD; from the coding sequence ATGAAGAAGAATGCGAAAACAGGCGTCATCGTTCCTCTCATGGATGGGACGAAGGCTGCTGCCGCCCAGCTCGCGAAGCTCGTACGGCGCGGCCACGGTCCGGCCGGCATCGAAGACGTCGTGCGCGACGTCCTCGAATCGGTACGGCGCGACGGCGATGCCGCGGTCGCGCGCTTTACGAAAAAATTCGACGGCGTCTCGCTTGTACCGCGTGATTTCGAGATCCCGAAATCCGAAATCGAGGCGGCGCGCCGCCGGGTGCCGAAGCAGCTCATCCAAGCGCTGGAATCCGCGCATGCACGTATCCGCGCGTTTCACCTGCGCGAGAAGCAGACCGGCTTCGAGAAGAAGGAGCGCGGGATCCGCACCGGCATGCGCGTGACTCCGCTGGCGCGTGCCGGAGTCTATGTGCCGGGCGGCAAGGCGGCGTATCCGTCGAGCGTGCTGATGAACATCGTCCCGGCGGCGGTTGCCGGCGTCTCCGAGATCACGGTCGTCACGCCGCCGTCCAAAGCCGGAGTCCGCGACGCAGTGCTCGCGGCCGCCGCCATTGCCGGTGCCACACGGGTGCTGCGGATCGGCGGTGCCCAGGCCGTCGCTGCGCTTGCGTACGGGACGAAGACTGTCGCGCGCGTCGACAAGATCGTCGGGCCCGGCAATATCTACGTGGCCACCGCCAAGCGCCTGGTGTTCGGCGAAGTCGATATCGACATGATCGCCGGTCCGAGCGAGGTGCTGATCATCGCCGATGCCTCGGCCGATCCCGAGTGGATTGCCGCCGACATGCTCGCGCAGGCCGAGCACGATGAGCTGGCCGCTGCGATCTGCATCACGACCGATGCCGATCACGGGCGCGCCGTCGCCGAAGCCGTCGCTCGCCAGTGCGCCGAGCTTCCGCGCGCGGCGATCGCGGCGACGTCGATCGCAAATTACGGCACCATCCTGGTCGCGCCGAGTCTGGAAAGGGCGTGTGAGCTTTCCGAGGAGATCGCTCCGGAGCACCTCGAGATCGCGACGAAGACGCCGCGGCGGCTGGTTCCGCTGCTTCGCAATGCGGGTGCGATCTTCGTCGGCGCTCTTTCCACCGAGCCGCTCGGCGACTATGCGGCCGGCCCGAACCACGTGCTGCCGACCGGGGGCGCCGCGAGGTTCTCGTCGCCGCTCGGAGTCTATGACTTCGTCAAGCGAACCAGTATCATCGAGGTCGATCGCAGCGGCCTCTCCCGCCTCGCGCCGGCTGTCGTCGAGCTGGCGATGGCCGAAGGACTCGACGCCCACGCAGCCGCCGTGCTGCGGCGCATGAACAACACGAAGACGCGCCCTCGCGCGCGCTCGACAGGAGACTGA
- the murA gene encoding UDP-N-acetylglucosamine 1-carboxyvinyltransferase — translation MDKLVLTGPSRLEGEVDAGGAKNAALPLLFACLLTDEPCHFTGVPDVADIRTTVTLLESLGARVERPAPGEIVIQCADIASVEAPYELVRRMRASFLTLGPLLARFGHAHVSRPGGCAIGSRPVDIHLEAMRRLGARVLLEGGYADARAKRLKGGHIILSMPSVGATENSLMAASLADGTTRIENAAREPEVVDLAEALAKMGARIRGAGSSVIEIEGAAKLTGMKHAVIPDRIVAGTFLIGAAMTGGDVYVRGARADHLESLLEALMRAGCRIDIDARGVRARMTQRPRPVEIVTAPFPGFPTDLQAQWTALMCLADGRAEVHERIFENRFMHVEELARMGADVHVLPGGHAVVQGVEKLSGAPVMATDLRASVCLVLAGAAATGRTEVLRIYHLDRGYEHIDAKLAALGANVRRERTG, via the coding sequence ATGGACAAGCTCGTCCTTACAGGCCCGAGCCGCCTCGAAGGCGAAGTCGATGCCGGCGGTGCAAAAAACGCGGCGCTTCCGCTGCTGTTCGCGTGCCTGCTGACCGACGAGCCCTGCCACTTCACCGGCGTGCCCGACGTCGCCGACATCCGCACGACGGTGACGCTGCTGGAGAGTCTCGGCGCCCGCGTCGAAAGGCCGGCACCCGGCGAAATCGTCATCCAGTGCGCGGACATCGCCAGCGTCGAGGCGCCGTACGAGCTGGTTCGGCGCATGCGCGCATCGTTCCTCACGCTCGGGCCCCTGCTCGCGCGTTTCGGCCACGCGCACGTCTCGCGGCCCGGCGGCTGCGCGATCGGCTCGCGGCCGGTGGACATCCACCTCGAAGCGATGCGGCGCCTCGGCGCCCGCGTTCTTCTCGAGGGAGGCTACGCCGACGCGCGCGCGAAACGGCTGAAAGGCGGGCACATCATCCTGTCGATGCCGTCGGTGGGCGCGACCGAAAATTCGCTGATGGCCGCGTCGCTGGCCGACGGGACCACGCGCATCGAGAACGCGGCGCGCGAGCCCGAAGTCGTCGACCTTGCCGAGGCGCTCGCAAAAATGGGCGCGCGCATCCGGGGCGCAGGCTCGTCGGTGATCGAGATCGAAGGCGCCGCGAAGCTGACGGGGATGAAGCACGCCGTCATCCCAGACCGCATCGTCGCCGGCACGTTCCTGATCGGCGCCGCGATGACGGGCGGCGATGTCTATGTGCGCGGCGCGCGCGCGGATCACCTCGAGAGCCTTCTCGAGGCGCTGATGCGCGCGGGATGCCGCATCGACATCGATGCGCGCGGCGTGCGCGCGCGCATGACGCAGAGGCCGCGGCCGGTGGAAATCGTCACGGCGCCGTTCCCGGGCTTTCCGACCGACCTGCAGGCCCAGTGGACTGCCCTGATGTGCCTGGCCGACGGCCGCGCCGAAGTGCACGAGCGCATTTTCGAGAACCGTTTCATGCACGTCGAAGAGTTGGCTCGAATGGGCGCCGACGTCCACGTGCTGCCCGGAGGCCATGCGGTCGTGCAGGGCGTGGAAAAGCTTTCGGGCGCGCCGGTCATGGCTACCGACCTTCGCGCCAGTGTCTGTCTCGTGCTGGCCGGCGCGGCCGCGACGGGCCGCACCGAAGTGCTGCGCATCTATCACCTGGACCGCGGCTACGAGCACATCGACGCGAAGCTGGCGGCCCTCGGCGCCAACGTCAGGCGCGAAAGGACGGGATGA
- a CDS encoding right-handed parallel beta-helix repeat-containing protein, translating to MRAFKSAAGFAGTLLVGLGVIAANAAVSAAASYHVAPTGDDATGDGSVAAPWREVRRALTAVQPGDSILAADGQYKGFTIAGLDATADPILIQAEGRDCEIMPTTDRGAQYDPDNIAIWNSTNIIVDGLRSFHASRAAVRIIASNGITIRNGVYGDNAIWAIVTSHSDDVVVEGCDLYGSLAQHGIYFANGGDRPVARDNRIHHNAGSGIRAYGDITQGGDGLITGALFERNRIYGNDGGGGLNLNAFKDAVIRNNIIYDNHASSGIALFLGEGDIGVGNIEISHNTIDVPADGKYDLRILGTQGPITVRNNILYNRNSAKGPYSWGSPDDAANTDGDYNIVGGRLFVSDDDETTRKTWSDWQAAGHETDSLVATPGVLFEDDRADDYRLRAGSPAVDAGITLATVTADIDGNVRPAGSSSDIGAYERVPAASPGCGDGIVQAGLGEQCDDGDPAGGDCCSPACQFESSGTACRSADLCIGTGTCDGQGSCVASAPPACGPSWQSGSLRVDETIAGKETLSAELAGGPTLSQAGLGDPLAYGGTDYVLRVYDDAGTVAGRIEVGRAGDTCGRAPCWKSAGARPPGGHGYRYKDPTLTADGMQSISMKTGAAGRPKILLKAKNDSGAGYANLPTGIAAALAGSASATVEIFTSDTGPCFSASLETLPGGNGSLYEAER from the coding sequence ATGCGAGCGTTCAAGTCGGCAGCCGGGTTCGCAGGTACGCTCCTGGTCGGACTCGGCGTGATTGCCGCGAATGCCGCCGTGTCCGCGGCGGCGAGTTATCATGTCGCGCCCACGGGCGACGACGCGACGGGCGACGGCTCGGTAGCCGCTCCGTGGCGTGAGGTTCGCCGGGCGCTCACGGCCGTCCAGCCGGGCGACTCGATTCTGGCTGCCGACGGACAGTACAAGGGATTCACGATCGCCGGCCTCGACGCGACCGCCGATCCGATTCTCATTCAGGCCGAAGGCCGCGACTGCGAGATCATGCCCACGACCGACCGCGGCGCGCAGTACGACCCCGACAACATCGCGATCTGGAACTCGACGAACATCATCGTCGATGGCCTGCGCTCGTTCCACGCCAGCCGGGCAGCGGTACGTATCATCGCAAGCAACGGCATCACGATCAGGAACGGCGTCTACGGCGACAACGCGATATGGGCCATCGTGACGTCCCACAGCGACGACGTCGTCGTGGAGGGATGCGATCTTTACGGCAGCCTCGCGCAGCACGGGATCTACTTTGCAAACGGAGGCGATCGTCCCGTGGCGCGCGACAACCGGATTCACCATAACGCCGGCTCGGGCATCCGTGCGTACGGCGACATCACCCAGGGCGGGGACGGCCTGATCACCGGCGCACTCTTCGAGCGCAACCGCATCTACGGGAACGACGGCGGTGGAGGGCTGAATCTGAATGCCTTCAAGGACGCGGTGATCCGCAACAACATCATCTACGACAACCACGCGTCCTCGGGCATCGCGCTGTTCCTCGGCGAGGGCGACATCGGCGTCGGCAATATCGAGATCTCGCACAACACCATCGACGTGCCGGCCGACGGAAAGTACGACCTGCGTATTCTCGGTACTCAGGGTCCGATCACGGTACGCAACAACATCCTCTACAACCGCAACAGCGCCAAAGGCCCGTATTCGTGGGGCTCGCCCGACGATGCGGCCAACACCGATGGCGACTACAACATCGTCGGCGGCCGCCTTTTCGTGTCGGACGACGACGAGACCACGCGCAAGACCTGGTCGGACTGGCAGGCCGCGGGGCACGAGACGGACTCTCTGGTCGCGACGCCCGGCGTCCTGTTCGAGGACGACCGTGCCGACGACTATCGCCTGCGCGCCGGCTCTCCGGCCGTGGACGCGGGAATCACACTCGCGACGGTGACTGCAGACATCGACGGCAACGTGCGGCCGGCCGGCAGCTCCTCGGATATCGGCGCGTACGAACGAGTGCCGGCCGCCTCTCCCGGTTGTGGCGACGGCATCGTCCAAGCTGGGCTCGGCGAGCAATGCGACGACGGCGATCCGGCCGGCGGCGACTGCTGCTCGCCCGCCTGCCAGTTCGAATCGTCAGGCACCGCGTGCCGGAGCGCGGACCTCTGCATCGGCACCGGAACTTGCGACGGACAGGGCTCGTGCGTGGCCTCGGCGCCGCCCGCGTGCGGCCCGAGCTGGCAGAGCGGCAGCCTGCGTGTGGACGAGACGATCGCGGGCAAGGAGACGCTTTCGGCGGAACTCGCCGGCGGTCCTACGCTCTCGCAGGCCGGTCTCGGTGATCCGCTCGCGTACGGCGGTACGGACTACGTCCTCCGCGTTTACGACGATGCGGGTACGGTGGCCGGTCGCATCGAGGTCGGTCGGGCCGGGGACACTTGCGGGCGCGCACCGTGCTGGAAATCGGCCGGCGCCAGACCTCCTGGCGGCCACGGCTACCGGTACAAGGATCCGACGTTGACGGCGGACGGCATGCAATCGATCAGCATGAAGACCGGCGCGGCGGGCAGGCCGAAGATCCTGCTGAAGGCGAAAAACGACTCCGGGGCCGGCTATGCGAATCTGCCAACCGGAATCGCCGCTGCCCTTGCAGGCTCAGCCAGCGCCACCGTCGAGATCTTCACGAGCGACACCGGTCCGTGCTTCTCCGCATCACTCGAGACGCTGCCCGGCGGAAACGGTTCGCTCTACGAAGCGGAGCGCTGA
- the lpxD gene encoding UDP-3-O-(3-hydroxymyristoyl)glucosamine N-acyltransferase, producing MEIRLSEINAKFGGRLACSDHRGSDPYIRGIKPVESCGEGDLIFIDNKRFVQTALARSPSAIITNPDLAQLFAPREGLGLLVTPLVMLAHALIKSEYADRDFLDDQWPARPTSAVVHPTASVAESAFVSPNVTIGARARIGERTRLMAGVVVENDVIIGDDCVIHPNAVIGYGCRLGAHVDIGAGTVIGSEGYGFGQDAEFQSYRIPQTGIVVIGDRVRLGANNCVDRASYGMTRIGSGTKVDNLCHFAHGVEIGENCLLTAMFCIAGSSIIGNRVVASGQVGVIDHMKICDDVWLLHRAGVVKDISSPGRYCALPLQTLANYKRNMEEVVRLSELAAEVRALQTQINEDRSGSHWQRVEKQHDVKADTETKRID from the coding sequence ATGGAGATTCGTCTATCCGAGATCAATGCCAAGTTCGGTGGACGATTGGCGTGTTCGGACCATCGCGGTTCCGACCCTTACATTCGTGGAATAAAGCCGGTCGAATCCTGCGGCGAAGGCGACCTGATTTTCATCGACAACAAACGATTCGTCCAGACGGCTTTGGCAAGAAGCCCCTCGGCCATCATAACGAATCCCGATCTTGCCCAGCTCTTTGCGCCGCGAGAAGGGCTGGGACTCCTGGTCACGCCCTTGGTGATGCTCGCGCACGCGCTCATCAAATCAGAGTATGCCGATCGCGATTTTCTGGATGACCAGTGGCCTGCGCGACCGACGTCCGCCGTCGTTCATCCCACCGCGAGTGTGGCGGAGAGTGCCTTTGTTTCTCCGAATGTCACAATCGGGGCCCGCGCCAGAATCGGCGAACGTACGCGATTGATGGCCGGCGTCGTTGTCGAAAACGATGTGATCATCGGTGACGATTGTGTGATTCATCCCAACGCGGTGATCGGTTACGGTTGCCGGCTGGGAGCCCACGTCGACATCGGCGCGGGCACCGTGATCGGTTCCGAGGGCTACGGGTTTGGGCAAGATGCCGAGTTCCAGAGTTACCGGATCCCTCAAACCGGCATCGTCGTCATCGGCGACCGGGTTCGCCTGGGCGCGAACAACTGCGTCGATCGCGCCTCGTACGGCATGACACGCATCGGTTCCGGGACCAAAGTCGACAATCTTTGCCACTTCGCTCACGGCGTGGAGATCGGTGAGAACTGCCTCCTCACGGCGATGTTCTGTATCGCGGGATCATCGATCATCGGGAATCGCGTGGTAGCCAGCGGCCAGGTCGGTGTCATCGATCACATGAAGATATGCGATGACGTCTGGCTCCTTCATCGCGCCGGAGTGGTCAAGGACATCTCATCACCTGGCAGGTACTGCGCACTGCCCCTGCAGACACTGGCAAACTACAAGCGCAACATGGAGGAAGTCGTCAGGCTCTCGGAGCTCGCTGCCGAGGTACGTGCGCTGCAGACCCAGATCAATGAAGATCGGTCCGGTAGCCACTGGCAGCGGGTCGAAAAGCAACATGACGTAAAGGCCGACACCGAGACCAAGCGCATAGACTGA
- the hisH gene encoding imidazole glycerol phosphate synthase subunit HisH — MIAVVDYGVGNLRSVSKALERVGADVRVTASAAEIDAADAVVLPGVGAFAHCMNNLRAAGLEPCVRAAAASEKPFLGVCVGMQILFEESDEFGRVEGLGILQGRVRRFQPTDKTMKVPHMGWNELSIRRRAPHLDGLADGTRVYFVHSYYVETPDPSIVATTTSYGIDFVSSAWRGNVFATQFHPEKSQGCGLAILSNFARLVAARRAA, encoded by the coding sequence ATGATCGCGGTCGTCGACTACGGCGTGGGCAACCTGCGCAGCGTCTCCAAGGCGCTCGAGCGCGTCGGCGCCGACGTGCGCGTGACGGCATCCGCCGCCGAAATCGACGCTGCCGATGCCGTGGTGCTTCCGGGCGTCGGCGCCTTCGCGCACTGCATGAATAACCTGCGCGCCGCCGGCCTCGAGCCTTGCGTGCGCGCCGCAGCCGCCTCCGAGAAACCGTTCCTCGGCGTCTGCGTCGGCATGCAGATCCTGTTCGAGGAGAGCGACGAGTTCGGGCGCGTCGAAGGGCTCGGCATTCTTCAGGGCCGTGTGCGACGCTTCCAGCCGACCGACAAGACCATGAAAGTTCCGCACATGGGATGGAACGAGTTGTCGATACGCCGGCGCGCGCCGCACCTGGACGGCCTTGCCGACGGCACCCGCGTGTACTTCGTGCACTCGTACTACGTCGAGACGCCCGATCCTTCGATCGTCGCAACGACGACGTCGTACGGAATCGATTTCGTCTCGAGCGCGTGGCGCGGCAACGTGTTCGCAACGCAGTTCCACCCGGAGAAAAGCCAGGGTTGCGGCCTGGCGATCCTCTCAAATTTCGCGCGACTGGTTGCCGCCAGGCGCGCCGCCTGA
- the hisA gene encoding 1-(5-phosphoribosyl)-5-[(5-phosphoribosylamino)methylideneamino]imidazole-4-carboxamide isomerase — MLVLPAIDIRGGRCVRLVQGDYARETVFADDPAAMAERWLGEGADALHVVDLDGAREGAVANRRAVEGILSAAARCGRRIVTELGGGIRDLAGIEAWLEAGLGRVILGTAAVREPSLVAEAALRWPGRVWVGIDARGGKVAVAGWKETTAIDAIDLALGMQERGAAGIVFTDIDRDGTGLGVSVESTARLASALQIPVVASGGVHSAADVERIRDANCAGIEGVVVGRALYDGAVTLAALLAAARAPQATATSRAKA, encoded by the coding sequence ATGCTCGTTCTTCCGGCCATCGACATCCGCGGCGGGCGCTGCGTGCGCCTCGTGCAGGGCGATTACGCGCGCGAAACCGTCTTCGCCGACGATCCCGCTGCGATGGCCGAGCGCTGGCTCGGTGAAGGCGCCGATGCGCTGCATGTCGTCGATCTCGACGGTGCCCGCGAGGGAGCGGTAGCCAACCGCCGCGCGGTAGAAGGAATTCTTTCCGCGGCGGCGCGCTGCGGTCGCCGCATCGTCACCGAGCTCGGCGGCGGGATTCGTGATCTCGCCGGAATCGAAGCCTGGCTCGAAGCCGGCCTCGGCCGGGTGATCCTCGGAACGGCTGCCGTGCGAGAGCCGTCCCTGGTCGCCGAAGCCGCGCTGCGCTGGCCCGGCCGCGTCTGGGTGGGCATCGATGCGCGCGGCGGAAAAGTCGCGGTGGCGGGCTGGAAAGAGACGACGGCGATCGACGCCATCGATCTCGCGCTCGGCATGCAGGAGCGCGGCGCGGCCGGAATCGTGTTCACGGACATCGATCGCGACGGCACGGGGCTCGGAGTTTCCGTCGAATCGACGGCCCGGCTTGCCTCCGCGCTGCAGATCCCGGTGGTTGCGTCGGGTGGAGTGCACTCGGCGGCGGACGTCGAGCGGATTCGCGACGCGAACTGCGCCGGCATCGAAGGCGTCGTCGTCGGCCGCGCGCTCTACGACGGTGCCGTGACGCTGGCCGCTTTGCTTGCGGCCGCGCGCGCTCCGCAGGCGACTGCAACTTCGCGCGCAAAGGCCTGA
- the hisF gene encoding imidazole glycerol phosphate synthase subunit HisF, with product MLAKRIIPCLDVKDGRVVKGVNFLGLRDAGDPVECASRYDSEGADELTFLDITASHEKRGIILDVVRRTAEQAFMPLTVGGGVRTVDDIRALLHAGADKVSINTAAVADPDFVATAARAFGAQCIVVAVDARLRAGQTRIASADEGGGISGRPSWADRYPELLVDEAARDGWEIYTHGGRRPTGIDAVRWAQRMEEFGSGEILLTSMDRDGTKAGYDVALTRAVAEAVGVPVIASGGVGGPEHMLEGLTAGKADAVLAASIFHYGEYSIGEVKDYLAGRGVCVRR from the coding sequence ATGCTCGCCAAGCGCATCATCCCTTGCCTCGACGTCAAGGACGGCCGCGTCGTCAAAGGCGTCAACTTCCTCGGCCTTCGCGATGCGGGCGACCCCGTCGAGTGCGCGTCTCGTTACGACAGCGAAGGCGCCGACGAGCTGACGTTCCTCGACATCACCGCGAGCCACGAAAAGCGCGGCATCATCCTCGACGTCGTGCGCCGCACCGCCGAACAGGCCTTCATGCCGCTGACCGTCGGCGGCGGCGTGCGCACGGTGGACGACATCCGGGCACTCCTGCACGCGGGAGCCGACAAGGTTTCGATCAACACGGCCGCGGTTGCCGATCCGGACTTTGTTGCGACCGCAGCGCGCGCGTTCGGTGCCCAGTGCATCGTCGTTGCGGTGGACGCGCGGCTTCGCGCCGGGCAGACACGCATCGCTTCGGCCGACGAAGGCGGGGGCATCAGCGGCAGGCCCTCGTGGGCCGACCGCTATCCCGAGCTTCTCGTCGACGAAGCCGCGCGCGACGGCTGGGAGATCTACACGCACGGTGGCCGCCGCCCCACCGGCATCGATGCCGTGCGCTGGGCGCAGCGCATGGAGGAATTCGGATCGGGCGAAATCCTGCTGACGAGCATGGACCGCGACGGCACCAAGGCGGGCTACGACGTCGCTCTGACCCGTGCAGTGGCCGAAGCCGTCGGCGTCCCGGTGATCGCCTCGGGCGGAGTAGGCGGGCCCGAGCACATGCTCGAAGGACTGACGGCAGGAAAAGCCGATGCGGTGCTTGCCGCGTCGATCTTCCACTACGGCGAGTATTCGATCGGCGAGGTAAAGGACTACCTTGCCGGCCGCGGAGTGTGCGTGAGGCGCTGA
- the hisB gene encoding imidazoleglycerol-phosphate dehydratase HisB produces the protein MRKAEVLRETSETDISVKLAIGEPGYRVATGVPFLDHMLEALSRHSGIGLSVEARGDTQVDDHHTVEDVGLAIGEALRRALGDKAGIYRFGHFEAPLDEALVAVTVDLSGRPYLVYNVSLKPQRVGTFDVGLVEDFFQALMTAAGMNLHVNVRYGRNPHHIIEATFKAFAKALAMACRSDGAGGEIPSTKGVL, from the coding sequence GTGCGGAAGGCCGAGGTGCTGCGCGAGACGAGCGAGACCGACATTTCGGTCAAGCTCGCGATCGGCGAGCCCGGCTACCGGGTAGCCACCGGTGTTCCGTTTCTCGATCACATGCTCGAAGCGCTGTCGCGGCACTCGGGAATCGGACTTTCGGTGGAGGCCAGGGGCGACACCCAGGTCGACGATCACCACACGGTCGAGGACGTCGGCCTTGCGATCGGCGAAGCGCTGCGCCGCGCGCTCGGCGACAAGGCGGGGATCTACCGTTTCGGCCACTTCGAAGCTCCGCTGGACGAGGCCCTCGTCGCGGTGACGGTGGACCTGTCGGGGCGACCCTACCTCGTCTACAACGTCTCGCTGAAGCCCCAGCGCGTCGGCACCTTCGACGTGGGGCTGGTCGAGGATTTCTTCCAGGCGCTGATGACGGCGGCGGGGATGAACCTGCACGTCAACGTGCGCTACGGTCGCAATCCACACCACATCATCGAGGCGACGTTCAAGGCGTTCGCCAAAGCGCTGGCGATGGCGTGCCGCAGCGACGGCGCGGGAGGCGAGATTCCTTCGACGAAGGGAGTTCTCTGA
- the prmC gene encoding peptide chain release factor N(5)-glutamine methyltransferase, protein MSAAANDSPRTVLEFLQVTTAFLTGRGIDGARLDAELLLAEALCMTRTQLYTNFERPLGAAEIDRYRELVRRRAAREPVAYITGRREFWSMEFAVDRRVLIPRPETELLVELAVEELKARAGGSGGGRLKVADIGTGSGAIAIAIAKEIEKADVIATDLSQAALEVAPVNAERHGVAARIQFRAGNLCEPLAGDGPFDVIVSNPPYLRRREMAEIAPEVREWEPRRALDSGRDGMDATAPLVDAAYGLLAPGASLWVEVGTQADSVRDAFVARGYDAVRTRLDLAGIIRAVGGRRSA, encoded by the coding sequence GTGAGCGCCGCGGCAAATGACTCGCCGCGCACCGTGCTCGAGTTCCTGCAGGTGACCACCGCGTTCCTCACGGGACGCGGCATCGACGGTGCTCGCCTCGATGCCGAGCTGCTGCTGGCCGAGGCGCTCTGCATGACGCGCACGCAGCTCTACACGAACTTCGAGCGGCCGCTCGGTGCAGCCGAGATCGACCGCTACCGCGAGCTGGTGCGCCGCCGCGCGGCGCGCGAGCCGGTGGCCTACATCACTGGTCGCCGCGAGTTCTGGTCGATGGAATTCGCCGTGGACCGGCGCGTGCTGATCCCGCGGCCCGAGACCGAGTTGCTGGTCGAGCTGGCGGTCGAAGAATTGAAGGCGCGCGCCGGCGGCAGCGGTGGTGGACGCCTCAAGGTGGCCGACATCGGCACCGGCTCGGGCGCCATTGCGATTGCGATCGCGAAGGAGATCGAGAAGGCGGACGTCATCGCGACCGACCTGTCGCAGGCCGCGCTCGAAGTCGCACCCGTCAATGCCGAGCGCCATGGCGTCGCCGCCCGCATCCAGTTCCGCGCGGGCAACCTGTGCGAGCCCCTGGCCGGTGACGGCCCTTTCGACGTCATCGTCTCGAACCCGCCGTACCTGCGCCGCCGCGAAATGGCCGAAATCGCACCGGAAGTGCGCGAGTGGGAGCCGCGGCGGGCGCTGGATTCCGGCCGCGACGGAATGGACGCGACCGCGCCGCTCGTCGATGCCGCCTACGGCCTGCTCGCGCCCGGCGCCAGCCTCTGGGTCGAAGTGGGCACCCAGGCCGATTCGGTGCGCGACGCGTTCGTCGCGCGCGGCTACGACGCCGTTCGCACGCGCCTGGATCTTGCAGGAATCATTCGCGCCGTCGGCGGACGAAGGAGCGCCTGA
- a CDS encoding adenylate cyclase regulatory domain-containing protein, with protein MTAADYEAAGLYDPASPRAAGRLALLEWMSARGIALAQMKEADGREQLVFLASMASLRPGPYLSQRQLAERVGSTIEQVELFRIAFGLPPAEPEAPWCNEAEAEFFRQVAGGIGLFGETGMLRLSRVLGASVSRIAEAMATSNHDRMVGIIAGGASELELAKANLQAIETASAPGLIMQGLLPMHLQLAAERLRTRRSRFEQATVRGCVGFVDIVGSTTLSRRLDATELAAVVDRFEEVAFEVATNLRGRVVKFIGDEVMFVTGDADSACDIALTLIERFAGDPNVTPRGGLAEGQLLDRGGDYYGPIVNLAARLAEIAVPREVLATAELAGNAASERLRWEPAGRRLLRGFDEPVTLLSVNRT; from the coding sequence ATGACAGCCGCCGATTACGAAGCCGCAGGTCTCTACGATCCGGCCTCACCGAGGGCTGCCGGGCGGCTCGCGCTTCTCGAATGGATGTCCGCGCGCGGCATCGCGCTCGCGCAGATGAAGGAGGCCGATGGGCGCGAGCAGCTCGTGTTCCTGGCTTCGATGGCCTCGCTGAGACCCGGCCCTTACCTGTCGCAGAGGCAGCTTGCCGAGCGCGTCGGCAGCACCATTGAGCAGGTCGAGCTCTTTCGAATCGCGTTCGGCCTGCCGCCCGCCGAGCCCGAAGCGCCTTGGTGCAATGAGGCGGAGGCGGAGTTCTTCCGCCAGGTTGCCGGCGGCATCGGACTTTTCGGTGAGACCGGCATGCTGCGGCTTTCGCGCGTGCTCGGCGCATCGGTGAGTCGGATTGCCGAGGCGATGGCGACCTCGAATCACGACCGCATGGTCGGGATCATCGCCGGCGGAGCCAGTGAACTCGAACTGGCCAAGGCCAACCTGCAGGCGATCGAGACTGCCAGCGCCCCCGGCCTCATCATGCAAGGGCTGTTGCCCATGCACCTGCAGCTCGCCGCCGAGCGCCTGCGCACTCGGCGCAGCCGCTTCGAGCAGGCGACCGTTCGCGGCTGCGTCGGCTTCGTCGACATCGTCGGCTCGACTACGCTGTCGCGGCGACTCGACGCGACCGAGCTGGCCGCCGTCGTCGATCGTTTCGAGGAGGTCGCTTTCGAAGTTGCGACCAACCTGCGCGGCCGCGTCGTCAAGTTCATCGGCGACGAAGTCATGTTCGTGACTGGCGACGCCGATTCGGCGTGTGACATTGCACTCACGCTGATCGAGCGCTTCGCCGGCGATCCGAACGTGACGCCACGCGGTGGGCTGGCGGAGGGCCAGCTCCTCGACCGCGGCGGTGACTACTACGGGCCGATCGTCAATCTTGCAGCACGACTCGCCGAGATCGCGGTGCCGCGCGAGGTGCTCGCCACCGCCGAGCTCGCCGGCAACGCTGCCAGTGAGCGCCTGCGCTGGGAGCCCGCCGGCCGCCGACTTTTGCGCGGATTCGACGAGCCCGTCACGCTGCTCAGCGTCAACCGCACGTAA